A stretch of DNA from Nocardioides sp. Arc9.136:
GGACGTCCGGCTGCTGGCGCCGGTGCTGCCGCGCAGCAAGGTCGTCGGCATCGGCCGCAACTACGCCGCGCACGCCGCCGAGATGGGCAACGACCTCCCGACCGAGCCGCTGATGTTCCTCAAGCCCAACACCAGCGTGGTCGGGCCCGGCGACCCGATCTTCTACCCGCCGCAGACGAGCAACCTCCACTTCGAGGGCGAGCTCGCGGTGGTCATCGGCCGGATCTGCCGCGACGTCCCGCCGGAGCAGGCGACCGACGTCATCCACGGCTACACCATCGCCAACGACGTGACCGCGCGCGACCTGCAGAAGGGCGACGTGCAGTTCACCCGGGCCAAGGGCTTCGACTCCTTCTGCCCCCTGGGTCCCTGGATCGAGACCGACCTGGACCCCCAGCACTTCGCCGAAGGGGTCCGGGTCCAGACCTACCTCAACGGCGACCTGAAGCAGGACGGCAGCACCGCCGACCTGATCTTCGACGTCCCGACGCTCGTCTCGTACGTCTCGAGCGTGATGACGCTGCTGCCCGGCGACGTCATCCTCACCGGCACCCCGGAGGGTGTCGGTCCGATGGAGGTGGGCGACGAGGTCGAGATCTCGATCGCCGGCCTCGGCACTCTCACGAACAAGGTGGCCCAGCGTTGAGCAGCACCCCCGTCCGCGTCCGGATGGCCCCGTCCCCGACCGGCAGCCCGCACGTCGGCCTCGCCCGCACCGCCCTCTACAACTGGGCGTTCGCGCGGCGGCACGGCGGCACCTTCGTCTTCCGCATCGAGGACACCGACAAGGAGCGCAACACCCAGGAGTCCTACGACTCGCTCATCGACCTGATGCAGTGGCTCGGCCTCTCCTGGGACGAGGGCGTCGTGGTCGGCGGCCCGCACGGCCCCTACCGCCAGTCCGAGCGCACCGACATCTACACCGACGTGCTCACGCGGCTGCGCGAGTCGTCCTACACCTACGACTGCTTCTGCACCACCGAGGAGGTCGACGCGCGCCGCAAGGAGTCCGGCTCCAAGGTGCTGGGGTACGACGGGTTCTGCCGCGACCTCTCCGCGGAGCAGCGTGCGGCGTTCGAGGCCGAGGGCCGCGCCCCGGTCGTGCGGTTCCGGATGCCCGACGGGTCGATCACCTTCGACGACCTCGTCCGCGGGGAGATCACCTTCCAGACCGAGCACGTGCCGGACTTCGCGCTGGCCCGCGCCAACGGCGACCCGCTCTACACGCTGACCGCCCCGGTCGACGACGCCACGATGGAGATCACCCACGTCCTCCGCGGTGAGGACCTGCTCTCCAGCACGCCCCGCCAGATCGCGCTGTTCGAGGGGCTCAAGGCGATCGGCGTGGCGAAGGAGACCCCGGCGTTCGGCCACCTGCCCTACGTCATGGGGGAGGGCAACAAGAAGCTCTCCAAGCGCGACCCGCAGGCCCACATGGCGCTCTACCGGGAGCAGGGCTTCCTCCCCGAGGGACTGCTCAACTACCTCGCGCTGCTCGGCTGGTCGATCGCGGCCGACCGCGACGTCTTCACCCTCGAGGAGATGGTCGAGGCCTTCGACATCGGCGACGTCAACCCCAACCCGGCGCGCTTCGACCTGAAGAAGGCCGAGGCGATCAACGCCGCCCAGATGCGGCTGCTGTCGGTCGAGGAGATCACCCAGCGGGCGCTGCCGTTCCTCGAGGACGCCGGCGTGGTCGACGCCACCTCCGCGGCCGACCGGCAGCTGCTGGACCTGGCGATGCCGCTGGTGGCCGAGCGGATCAACAAGCTCACCGAGGCCGTCGACATGCTCGGGTTCCTCTTCGTCGCCGAGGAGGACTTCACGCGCGACGAGGCCGACGCCGCGAAGCTGCTGGACGAGAAGGGCGTCGAGGTCGTGCAGGCGGCGTACGACGCCGTCGCGGGGCTCGAGACGTGGAGCACCGCGGCCATCCAGGAGGCGCTGCAGGGCAAGCTGGTCGAGGAGCTGGGCCTGAAGCCGCGCAACGCCTTCGGGCCCGTCCGCGTCGCGATCACCGGGCGCCGGGTCTCCCCGCCGCTGTTCGAGTCGATGGAGCTGCTGGGGCGCGACCGCAGCCTCTCCCGCCTCCGCTCCGCGCTGGGCTGACCCCGTGACGCAGGCCCCCGCGCCGTACGCGCCCGTCCCGGTGGAGACCGGCCTCACCTACGAGCGGCTCCACCGGCTCGGGCGCACGGGCTGGTGGCGGCCGCTGGTCGGCGTGCTGTTCCTCGTCGTGCTCGTGCTGGTCCTCCAGATGGTCACGACGGTCGTGCTGGCGCTGGCCCTGGTGCTGCGCGGCGACACCGTCGACCAGGCGCTCGACCGGCTCGCGGGGGACACCGTCACCCCGTCGTTCCTGGCGCTGGTCAACATCGGCTGGGCGCTCGCCATCCCGGCGGTGTGGCTGGTCGGCTTCGCCCTGCACCGGATGCGGCCGGGCTGGGTGTCCTCGGTGGGCCTGCGGCTGCGGTGGAAGTGGTTCGCCGCCTGCTTCGGCGTGGCGTTCCTGGCGCTGTTCGCGACCCTGCTCGTCTCGGCGCTGCTGCCCGCGCAGGCCGACGGCGCCGAGGTGTCGACCGACCTCAACGAGTTCACGCGGACCACCCGTGACTTCGCCCTCGTCGTGCTGCTGCTCACCCCGCTGCAGGCCGCGGGGGAGGAGTACGCCTTCCGGGGCTACCTCACCCAGGCGTTCGGCGGCCTGGTCCGCTGGCGCTGGGTCGCCGTGGTCGTGCCGGCGT
This window harbors:
- a CDS encoding fumarylacetoacetate hydrolase family protein; amino-acid sequence: MRIARFTTGEDPQYGVVTGDLDEFGQPGEDAVVVALAGDPLYVGVKLLDTEHRLEDVRLLAPVLPRSKVVGIGRNYAAHAAEMGNDLPTEPLMFLKPNTSVVGPGDPIFYPPQTSNLHFEGELAVVIGRICRDVPPEQATDVIHGYTIANDVTARDLQKGDVQFTRAKGFDSFCPLGPWIETDLDPQHFAEGVRVQTYLNGDLKQDGSTADLIFDVPTLVSYVSSVMTLLPGDVILTGTPEGVGPMEVGDEVEISIAGLGTLTNKVAQR
- a CDS encoding CPBP family intramembrane glutamic endopeptidase, which encodes MTQAPAPYAPVPVETGLTYERLHRLGRTGWWRPLVGVLFLVVLVLVLQMVTTVVLALALVLRGDTVDQALDRLAGDTVTPSFLALVNIGWALAIPAVWLVGFALHRMRPGWVSSVGLRLRWKWFAACFGVAFLALFATLLVSALLPAQADGAEVSTDLNEFTRTTRDFALVVLLLTPLQAAGEEYAFRGYLTQAFGGLVRWRWVAVVVPAFLFALAHGLGQDLPIFFDRFAFGLVAGTLVVLTGGLEAGIAMHVLNNWLAFGIALAFGDMTSALNPTGGTWWSIPVTLTQSLVFLGLTLLVARMMGVGRTVDRAVLERRNTRV
- the gltX gene encoding glutamate--tRNA ligase, coding for MAPSPTGSPHVGLARTALYNWAFARRHGGTFVFRIEDTDKERNTQESYDSLIDLMQWLGLSWDEGVVVGGPHGPYRQSERTDIYTDVLTRLRESSYTYDCFCTTEEVDARRKESGSKVLGYDGFCRDLSAEQRAAFEAEGRAPVVRFRMPDGSITFDDLVRGEITFQTEHVPDFALARANGDPLYTLTAPVDDATMEITHVLRGEDLLSSTPRQIALFEGLKAIGVAKETPAFGHLPYVMGEGNKKLSKRDPQAHMALYREQGFLPEGLLNYLALLGWSIAADRDVFTLEEMVEAFDIGDVNPNPARFDLKKAEAINAAQMRLLSVEEITQRALPFLEDAGVVDATSAADRQLLDLAMPLVAERINKLTEAVDMLGFLFVAEEDFTRDEADAAKLLDEKGVEVVQAAYDAVAGLETWSTAAIQEALQGKLVEELGLKPRNAFGPVRVAITGRRVSPPLFESMELLGRDRSLSRLRSALG